The genomic window ACGGGCTTGCTGTGGATATTATCCATGGGATCAAAGCTTGGGACCTTACTCGCAAGCAATGGGATATCCTCGGCCATGTAGGAGCGGAGGTAGCCGCCGCGCAAGGCGTTAAGCTTGAATGGGGCGGCAACTGGCAGTTCTGGGACCCCGCCCATTGGGAGCTTGCAAATTGGCGCGAGCTTCGAGCGTCGTTGAAGCAGGTCTGAATTAGCCTTTTCGGCATTTGAGAAACGTCATCGCCGCATGTTCGGCGGTGGCGTAGTCGTGTCTGCCCCAAAGCCCGCTTGGATCAAAGCTGGCTGTAGGGATTTGGGGCAGA from uncultured Gellertiella sp. includes these protein-coding regions:
- a CDS encoding M15 family metallopeptidase, which codes for MRTIGVPLFAHTICRSVADQNEAYIRGRSKARAGQSPHNYGLAVDIIHGIKAWDLTRKQWDILGHVGAEVAAAQGVKLEWGGNWQFWDPAHWELANWRELRASLKQV